One window from the genome of Schistocerca piceifrons isolate TAMUIC-IGC-003096 chromosome 1, iqSchPice1.1, whole genome shotgun sequence encodes:
- the LOC124786963 gene encoding elongin-B isoform X2 produces MDVFLMIRRKKLTIFTDAKDTTSVHELKKIIEGIIKVPPGNQQLFNKDNQIMEDDKMLQDYGLTSSVAKAQSPAAVGLALRQETGDFEPLEITPFSSPPDLPDVMKSQESNGQEQTS; encoded by the exons ATG GATGTATTTTTAATGATCAGGAGAAAAAAGCTCACAATTTTTACAGATGCAAAGGATACAACGTCAGTTCACGAACTTAAGAAAATAATTGAAG GAATTATTAAAGTACCACCTGGTAATCAACAGTTATTTAATAAAGATAATCAGATAATGGAAGATGATAAAATGTTACAAGATTATGGACTTACTTCAAGTGTAGCGAAAGCTCAGAGTCCGGCAGCTGTGGGACTAGCTCTGAG GCAGGAAACTGGTGATTTTGAACCACTAGAAATTACACCATTTTCATCGCCTCCAGATCTTCCCGATGTAATGAAATCACAAGAAAGCAATGGCCAGGAACAAACATCATGA
- the LOC124786963 gene encoding elongin-B isoform X1, producing MILGNIIDVFLMIRRKKLTIFTDAKDTTSVHELKKIIEGIIKVPPGNQQLFNKDNQIMEDDKMLQDYGLTSSVAKAQSPAAVGLALRQETGDFEPLEITPFSSPPDLPDVMKSQESNGQEQTS from the exons ATGATTTTAGGAAATATAATC GATGTATTTTTAATGATCAGGAGAAAAAAGCTCACAATTTTTACAGATGCAAAGGATACAACGTCAGTTCACGAACTTAAGAAAATAATTGAAG GAATTATTAAAGTACCACCTGGTAATCAACAGTTATTTAATAAAGATAATCAGATAATGGAAGATGATAAAATGTTACAAGATTATGGACTTACTTCAAGTGTAGCGAAAGCTCAGAGTCCGGCAGCTGTGGGACTAGCTCTGAG GCAGGAAACTGGTGATTTTGAACCACTAGAAATTACACCATTTTCATCGCCTCCAGATCTTCCCGATGTAATGAAATCACAAGAAAGCAATGGCCAGGAACAAACATCATGA